The nucleotide sequence ACAGGATGTGGTCGTGTGCAGGCATGTGGCTGTTGCGGCCTTCGCGGATCAGGGTTTCGATGTCCGCCAGGCGCGGGCTGTGCAGCCAGATACGATCGGTCAGGTTGGGCGCGCCGAACAGCGGATTGCCGGTTGCATCATTGCCATGGCAGGCGGCGCACATGGCGAACTTCGGCCGGGCGCGGCTGATGGCATCGGCGTAACCCGTGTTGTCGCGCATGGCGGGGTTGCTGAGGCTCTGCACATAGATCGCCATGTCTCGCACGTCGCGGTCGGTGTTGCCGATTAGCGCCATCATCGGGGGCATGGTCCCGCGCCGGCCCTTGGCGATGCTTTCCTTGATCGCCACCGGGCTGCCGCCATAGAGCCAGTCGTTGTCGGTCAGGTTCGGGTAGCCGCGCGCGCCGCGTGCATCGGAGCCATGGCAGATGGCGCAGTGGTTGGCGAACAGGCGCCCGCCGACGGCGAGCGCCTCCGGATAGCGGATCAGTTCTTCCATCGGCACTTTCGCGTATTCGCGGAACAATGGCTCGCTCTCGCTGGTGGCGAGGTCCACCTCCTGCTGCCACTGGCCTTCGCTGGTCCAGCTCAGTGTGCCGGCGAAATTGCCGAGCCCCGGGTACAACACCAGATAGGCAGCGGAAAACAGCAGCGTGCCGACGAACAGGAACAGCCACCAGCGTGGCAACGGCTGGTTGCGTTCTTCAATGCCGTCGAAAACGTGGCCGGTGGTATCGCGGCGGGCTTCTTCCGCGCTCAGCCGTGAATTGGCCAGTAGCAGGACCGCACAGCCGACCAGATTGAAGACCACGATGGCGATGACATACAGGCTCCAGAACGTGCTCATCGTTGCGCTCCCCGTGCCGCGTCATCGTCGACGGCCTGTTGTGCCAGTGACTGGTAATGCTGTTTGCGGCCCGGGCGGTAGA is from Isoalcanivorax pacificus W11-5 and encodes:
- the ccoP gene encoding cytochrome-c oxidase, cbb3-type subunit III; translation: MSTFWSLYVIAIVVFNLVGCAVLLLANSRLSAEEARRDTTGHVFDGIEERNQPLPRWWLFLFVGTLLFSAAYLVLYPGLGNFAGTLSWTSEGQWQQEVDLATSESEPLFREYAKVPMEELIRYPEALAVGGRLFANHCAICHGSDARGARGYPNLTDNDWLYGGSPVAIKESIAKGRRGTMPPMMALIGNTDRDVRDMAIYVQSLSNPAMRDNTGYADAISRARPKFAMCAACHGNDATGNPLFGAPNLTDRIWLHSPRLADIETLIREGRNSHMPAHDHILSPEQIHVLASYVYSLSQPASPEE
- a CDS encoding cbb3-type cytochrome oxidase subunit 3; translation: MSYHAVLTLVFFGAFLTMACWVYRPGRKQHYQSLAQQAVDDDAARGAQR